The region CTCCACTTGGTcagatttaaatatttgaatatctGAGACAAGGGGAACCATAAATTCGTGAACTCTTCTACTCATATATGTTTGGGATGGGAAGTAGCTTGAAGGGGATCGAACAATAAGAAAAACACATAGGCTTTAAAAGGTTTGCCGCTTTGTGGACTATGAACTGGATGAAGTATCCAAAATACAATGAACCAACAACAACCTAAGGTAAGAGTGTCTAGATTGAGCCAATTGCATTTCAGGTGGATGCAAcctaatacataaaaaaatgtgACACTCGACTGAGTGGCGTTCTACATCCAATCATTGAACCAGGTGGTGCCTCTATGCACCTAGTTAGCCCAAAAAACCATTGAGGCACTACAAATACTTGGGGTGGAGTAAATGAGCTTGGATCATGGAGGCccattttcaaaaaagaatcgACTATAAATGGAAGAGACAACTAGtgttatggatttttttttttgtgcataTTCTTGAACACTATTTTCTTGTTTACATACTTGatcaattatgaatattttaaccGTGAAATTTACATGAGAAAATTTATATTCTATAATACTTGAATTTgagttttacaaaaataaaatttgagtttgatagcacaaaaaactatttctataaaactcaaattttgatatttatataacaatgtataaaaaaatgtttcgttaaaagttcaaattttagagaagtaatttttgttttgtaatgtttaagtaattttttagtATGCAAAATTCGAGTGTTAGTTTTTTCTATAAATGACTtcattttttaagataattaacgcgtataaatgtgtttttaattcttttaaatatattaatttttatttttagtttctttaatttatttatttattttgctcCTTCTAAATTTCCGACAAtcaattttaatctctatttcTCCACAAAAGTTTATGTTATGATATATGTTTCTAATTGACTTTTTTGATGGTGTGTCATtgttaagattttaaaatatcattaataatttaataattcaacatttaatttgaagttataaataaattaataaaaaattaaaattaaaattaaatagttgaattataaaactaatattattttaaagtcttatcgataatatatcataaaaaaatatatttgaaatatgggacgtgaatttttataaaattagtaacaaaattaaaaagaccaaagttcaaataaatattttaaaatattaaaaaataaaagttaatatatttagagaaattaaaaatatatttaataataataatatattaattagtataCTATTATAAACACATGTCTATTTTACATTgaaaattatcttattttttttttaagaaaaaatataatataaaaagtaaGGCAAGTAATGATCTGGTATAATTTAATTGGTTAGTTGCAGTGGGTAATATTTCCTCCGAAATGAAATCTAGTATcaatttggaaaaacaaaacactaacaaaagtatatcaatagggtattaattttaacattaaattattaagaagagataattaaataattagatcatTAATGTAAAATTTACGTAATTACTGTTACTTAAATAATAACCGTCCTCTTAAGTTTTTACACAATCCATATATAATCGACAAGttgaaaaaattagaatttcaattctcacaaacaattttcacaagtttttagaacttaatacaattcaatcaaataaaatatatcaattttataaaaacttttttctaaaaaaatgtattaattttcttatgtttaaatGTCGTGTcacttctaacaaaataacaaattaatgaaaacaattcacaattaacaaatgtatcacactatatcatatatcaatggTTAACAGGTAAAAGTTAGGTTTGCATGTTCGAGATTAGTTAGTTTATGTTAGatattagataatttatttatatatagagcttgttgtattaattttattatattttatcattataaattctaaaaaatgtATACTTCATTTTTTTATCTCTTCAATTGCATAATTTCTAATATAAATAACGATTTGCGTTGTTATTTAATAATAACTGAGTAATCTCTTTACATTGAGGTAAAAATAAGATGATTGCCCACATAAATCattgacatttattttttattgtatctaCAGAGGTAAAACTAAGAAGATGATTGTCGACATAAATCattgacatttatttttattgtatttaaagagataaattatttaaataaaagagaaaattgagtaagaagatatgaatttcTCAAAATCATAAAGGTTtcaagatattttaataatttattactattattttaaaatatatctttattatttataagaaaataaaaaataaaggatgTATGACCTTTGTCCGCACCAAAGAAGATCTGCCACTGCATGTATTTgttactaataatttttttaaaaattatagacaaatatttgatattcaaacataaaaacacgagataaatatttgtcataaataaatatttaaaagatgaTAGATAAATATCTATAACTAATGCATGGAAAATACACAACAAATGTTCAatagtgataaatataaaatatcacggGACAAATATTtgacaataatatataaaaaaatacaatacaaatatttgtcgtttataaatattaaaaaaatataaaataaatctttattattaataaatattaaaaaataagacaaatattttttctaatacatataaaaatcaTCAGACGAATGCTATTTAagattttcaataatattattacaaatctaaatgtgtatatttttctaaatttcaaatattatattagcaATTGACAATGAATAACAAtcttaaaaatgatataaagaTGCGCGATCAGGGAgaatatatgaatattttactaatataaataaaaattaataaaaaaaaagttgagacAGTTAATGGAAGTTGATTAGATAAGAAGTTGATATACCTCTCATACTCTCACAACTAGCAAAAGGTCGTGGGTTCAAACTCCGACTGctcatccaatttttttttaataaaaaaaaaaaaaaagttgactTATCATGAAGTGTTTAGAAAATTATAGCAGTGCATGGAATATTTGGAGGGAATGTGTGATAGGAGACCTTACTAGGTTGATTCTCTAAATATTGGTGCAacttttgtttgtttaatttttcaaatacataAGGTTGTGGTGcgttttgaagaaaaaaaatgataggaGAAAAAGCAAAATGGAGGATGGTAGTTGAGTTGAGAGAGTAGAGGGAGACCGCAAGCGTGTGCCTTGTTAATAGGGAGATCAAAATACATAGATAGATTTGattgaatttaaattgaaaatatatatatagatatagatgTTGTTGGCtatatttggagaaaaaaaTTAGCATTAGAGGAATGATGAACATATACATGTTCCTACATTCCAGCAATAATGATAGGAGGAATAGAACGGGAGGGAGATGGCGGTGTGATTGTGATTACTCCAAttccaattaattaattagaaattagaaattgaaattagaaattgaagaagagaagaagaaatgaGCAATAGCATGAAAAACATGACGGGTTCCACATCCCGTGGTTCCACTTCATCCTCCAATGGACTCCTCACCGTCACCATTGCTAGTACCCACCCTCACGACCCCGCTGCTAACGACGATGACGACGATCTCCTCCTTGATCCCGACGATCCTTTTGATATTACCCAAACCAAGAATGCTCCTCCTGAGACCCTCAAGCGTTGGCGAGTAAGCAACCACCATTTGCATttgcattttcattttcattttcattttcattttctcattATCTACACATGCAATGCAGCAAGCAGCATTTGTGCTCAATGCGTCCAGGCGTTTTAGATATACCCTCGACTTGAAAAAGGAAGAGGAGAAAGAGCAGAAGAAAAGCATGATTAGAGCTCACGCACAAGTCATcagagtaatttttttattttttatttttattatatatgtatcaatcaatttccttattttttttattttttattcctcTCCCCTTTCTAATCCATGATTAATTCATTCTTCTATTAGGCAGCTTTGCTTTTCAGATTGGCCGGTGAACGTGAACTAGGTAGGTATacttattttcttataaataaactTCCTCAATCTCTAACATATCCTTTCCCCCACCTTTCACAAGGCACCATTCTGATCAACTGCCAGCATAAATAGTTGTTAGGAAACTAATTCCATTTATTTCTTCTTCTGTGTCTGCATAAAATGTTATCTGCTACTGGATAAAGGGATATATATGTTAACCACTGTAAAACTCATCCACCATTACAGAGTTACTGTAATATCACTTGCTTTTAGGTCCTAGCTGGTATTTGCtctatcattttatataatcgGTTAAAGCTTACTTTGACCTGTGATCAGTTTTTTTGAATTGCTTATaacatctttaaattattattttgaattgcACTAACAGGTGCAACAGTGGTATCCACAACTCCAGGTGGTGACTATGCAGTTGGACTCGAACAACTTGTTTCAATGTCCAAGAATCAAAATATTTCTGCTTTACAACAATATGGAGGGGTAGGTCTTCTTCAACGTATTTTTGTCTGTAACATTATGTTGAAGCCATCTGCTAttctaataatataatatagtgATGTCTTATTCAGGTTAAAGGCTTATCAGATTTTCTAAAATCAGATCTGGATAAAGGGATTAGTGGGGATGACGTTGATCTATCAAAGAGGAAAAATGCATTTGGAACTAATACATATCCTCGGAAAAAGGGTAGAAGTTTATGGGTATgctatgttatgttatgttgtattttatttttaaaaaaagataacttTGATGAATTAGTTCATGTGCTGGTACTAATTCTTTATGGTTGTTTTACAGAGATTTCTATGGGAAGCTTGGCAAGATCTGACCCTTATAATATTGATTATAGCAGCTGCAGTATCATTAGTGCTCGGAATAAAAACAGAGGTGTGATTGACTAATCCTCATCAATCACAACAGTAATTTCAGCATTAATAGGTCCCCTGGTATTGTGGAAGTATAGGAAGCTTAATAATTGTAGAATTGGGTCTCAAAGCACATGTGTCTGATACCTATGCTTTGTGAGGCTTTTGTCATCTTCCTTGATAGGGGATAGGTTTAAACAAAAATCTTCCCAGAGTTCTACCATTCTTAAACATGGCACAATGCATATACATAACAAGAAAAAGTCATTGCATTTTGTTCGCAATATAaattcactttattttttattttttttatctacattttgcttcttttattttaggtttaattacagtttcggtccccttattttagctgaatcgcgaaagtagtctcccCATTTTGTCTCTCCCCAGTTctggtccccaaacagaattttggtcaaaaacttaatgaaatttcattttttaaagtcgtattacaccatttataatcatatattccaggtacaattgttgtaaatgagattttgaggcatgatgtgacttaaataaatgtaaaaaaatgaaatttcatcaagttttggaccaaaattttgtttgaagaaCCAAAACTGGagacaaacaaaatggggggactacttttgcgaatcagctaaaatagggggaccaaaactgcaattaagtctttattttatttttattttggatatTTACCTTCTCTCTGTCTTGGCAGTGCTTGGTTCCATTGCAATTTTTCTTTCATATAGTAGTTTATATCTTCCTTGAAAGTTTATGCtttgttgtttgtttgaaatGGCTAGGGTTTGGAACAAGGATGGTATGACGGAGGAAGCATTGCTTTTGCAGTTTTACTTGTCATTGTAGTTACAGGTGATGGAATCAGTATTTTCTTTCGTTGTGATGGATCCATATGTATTTACAATTTAATCTTGACAAAATGTTGGTAGGCGTCTATAGGATGGGCCATACAATTGAAAAAGAATCACTGTTTTTTACCTATGTTCTCTTgataaacttttaaattaatacatttaatttaaatgattggtacaatttatttataaaggATATAAAAATCCCTAAGGCAGAGGTTAGGAAGGTTCTTACTTTTGCCTTTTTGTCTGTCAGCTGTCAGTGATTATCGGCAATCTCTGCAGTTTCAGAACTTGAACgcagaaaaacaaaatatacaatTGGAGGTgtgtaacatttttattttattattaaaagatAACATCATGTGGAAGTTGAACTGATCAATCATGTACTCATGAACTTGCTACAGGCCATGAGAGGTGGTAGAACAATAAAAATATCGAtatttgaaattgttgttggTGATGTACTTCCCCTTAAAATAGGAGATCAGGTGAATTTGTGTGAATCTCAGTTTGTTTATGtggtatttgaattttttttttcatgttaaTTACTCTATTGATGTCTCAGGTTCCTGCNNNNNNNNNNNNNNNNNNNNNNNNNNNNNNNNNNNNNNNNNNNNNNNCCTGCTGATGGAGTTTTAATTACTGGTCACTCACTTGCCATTGATGAATCCAGTATGACGGGTGAAAGCAAGATTGTATGTTGTTCATGCATTCTAGGAcctatttattagtttttaatcCTTATCGAATTTTAAGCAATAAGTATTCTACAGGTTCACAAGGATCATAAAGCACCATTTTTAATGTCAGGTTGCAAAGTAGCAGATGGAGTTGGATCTATGCTGGTACAATatgaaattatattatttctgctAGTCTGATTGTTAGTTGATGAGCAACAGCGTGATTGTTTTCAACGTTTGAATAATTATAGTGCACAAGGTTTCCGCCTTATAAAGTTTGTTGCTGCATTCTGCTCTTAGCAGCATGCATGCTAATATTTTCTTTAGTAGTTTATCTTTAAACATGAGGTGGTATATGACATCATGGTATCGTTTGATTTATATGACATCATGGTATCGTATGATTTATATGACTGACTCCTAATTGGTGGGAAAAGACtttgttgttattgtttttaTCAAGGTAATCACAATCAGATTGGATATGGAGCCGGTGCATGTACCGGTTCAAGGTTCATAGGTCTGACCGTGGTCAGACtggtaataataaatttatatatattttttaatttttcatatagtATATAAAGCAAGTAACAACAATTGTTGATGGAAGTTGGTGTTTTTCTCCTTATATTTCTTCACTTGTTTTTCTCCTTATAGGTAATATTAACTACGTTTTTATCctcttctattttgttttttttcataaactgagtaaaaatattaattaatgaagaaatatatacatatagtaGCACAAGTTGTACTAAGCCAGGCCATGTAACAAACTGGTCCATGTTTTTGACTCCTCAATATCCCTTCCATGTATACTGTTGCAATGCAACAATTACAGCCACCATTTCGACCCACCCACTGCCAACATTATACCAAACACTAAACAACttatataacatcaacaattcCTATTTTGTTATACAACAATAAAATGTTATCACACTAGAATCCACAAGCTGCTGTTAGAGTCTGGATGACCCTCTCCATCATTACATCAAGCTTCACACCAACCAGACAACAACATCCAGCAAGGCAGCACTCACAGCTCCTCAGCAAAGTCTCCCGTAAAATACAAATGCAAGTCTGTATTAAGAGTTTGGTCATCTTTTCCCCAATTGGAAAAGGTCCCACATCAGACACTTATAAAGCAAATAGGAGGACATCATATGTTTATATAAACTGAGTGTGTTCTGAAATACAAGTCAAGCCCATTACATgtatttttttgactaaaaaaatatatgtggtTCAAAACCGGACAAACGATGGTTTTTACCGGTTTGTGCAGTTTTTATCTGGTTTACAGTTTTTTGTGAGGTTCTTTCACAGAGCGATTCACGtgttttattgaaatttatgtttgtttggttCCCGATTAGATTGGTTGAATCGGCCAGTCCGGTATGATTTTAATTACCTTGGTTTTTTTGGTATTTAAGCTCatgtaaaaaaattcttttacaaTGCTTCTACCCTGACACATTTTATGCTTCAATATTTAGGTAACTAGTGTTGGTATAAATACTGAGTGGGGATTATTGATGGCAACTATCTCAGAGGATACAGGAGAAGAGACTCCGTTACAGGTTTCCCCTGTCCAATccaaaacaaagaaagaaaaggcTATTGCTTTGGCTGTACCTTAAAGAAATCTACCTCAATTGTGTGTTaaaatttgttgtttttgttggtATGTAATAGGTACGGTTGAACGGAGTAGCAACTTTTATTGGTATAGTCGGGCTTACAGTAGCTGCAGCTGTGCTTGCAGTCCTCTTGGGAAGGTAAACATAAGTTTCTCTTTTGGATGTACTAACTTATTAATGCAAGCTCGATGCGAACTTTGACTAGCTGTGTAATGACTTTGGAATTTTAGATACTTTTCTGGCAATACGAAAGATTTAGATGGAAAAGTACAATTTGTTGCCGGAGAGACTAGTATCAGCGATGCTGTAGATGGGGTCATCAAAATTTTTACCATTGCAGTAAGTGTGAATTCTGATTTATGTTTactgcattttatttttttggttctttaattttttgtcaTAGTTTTTCTCAACTAAATGTAGAGCCGCGCAGGTAACAATTGTGGTTGTTGCAGTGCCAGAAGGTTTGCCTTTAGCAGTTACCTTAACGTGAGTATATGTTACTAGTTTATTTCGTTGTGCAACACAAGATGTAGCCAACGTTAAGCCGACTGATGTTGTTTATTCTAATCTTTGTAATTTACATCTCAACCACTCTCATGACAGCCTGGCATACTCAATGCGGAAGATGATGGCAGACAAAGCCTTGGTAAGTATCTTATAATTCTCTAACAACACCTTAATATTCTTGTAATTTTTGCAACTATTTGTCATATTTAGTGTTAAAATTATTCTAACAATGGTACAGGTGCGAAGGTTGTCAGCATGCGAAACTATGGGCTCTGCTACAACTATTTGCAGTGATAAAACTGGAACTTTGACCTTAAACCAGGTGGGTTCCGTGATCGGGATTGGATAGTCTAAGAGGAGTTATGCCATAATTTACATGAGATCATTTATGTTTCATTTATGTTTTCGGTGGCAAATACTAGGCTGCAATATGCTCGGGAGAAGCATACATTATGCATTTAAATTTAACATGGAAAAATAGATAAGgaactcaaaatcaaaatagaacAGCTGGTCAATAAATGGATTCTTTAGTAACTATTAAAAAGTACTACTCTCATAGATTAAACTATTTGATAGAGCCATTCTTGTGCGGACAATGTCTCCAACTTCATTTTTTCTTTGGGTCAATTAGAGGTGCAAGCTCGTGGGtaatataaatgaaatatgGCATAGTAAAGGATTGAACCTCATATCATATGCCAAATGAGCTACAAGCTAGTTAGCAACGCCCATAATTTTGTTACAGGCGTAATCTATCTAATAGGTTTACAAGCTATTTGTTCATTCTGCTCAACTCCATGGTGCTTGTTGTATGCGTTTTcttcctttaatttatttagaatCCTTGAATTATCAGGACGTGACAGTTGCTTATTTTTGGAATTGTAGATGACTGTAGTTGAGGCGTATGTTGGGAAGAAGAAATTAAATCCACCAGATGACTCGTCAAAATTGCATCCAGAAGTTTTATCTCTAATCAATGAAGGCATAGCGCAAAATACAACAGGCAATATTTTCGTCCCTAAGGTATGTCTCGtctttcttaattttaataactACATCCAAGATTCCCTTTTATGTTGTGATATTTGGCACTTATTTTAATAACTACATCTAAGATTCCCTTTTATGTTCCCTTTCATGGTTTGATTGGATTTATTATTGAGAACAGCATCttgatttttgtgatttttAGACATGCAATCGCAGTTTCTAGTATAGTATGTGGTTTGTTTAGCTTCTACATGATCTGTAACAAATCTTCCTGGGACTCTttcatgaatgtttgaatcataGCATTATTACCATTGCTTTATGTGACCATATTTGCTTTGGTAGGATGGGGGAGAGGCAGAGGTTTCAGGATCTCCTACTGAGAAGGCAATTCTATCTTGGGCAATGAAGGTACCCTCCATGatctttttccttttatttgttttttatgttcTTCTCTCTTCCTTGACTAATGTATTTATTTGAAACTAAACTCATTGAATCCTCATGGCAGTTGGGAATGAATTTTGAACTTATcagatcaaattcaaaaattctCCATGTCTTCCCCTTTAATTCGGAGAAAAAGCGAGGTGGTGTTGCTGTGAAACTGGTAATCACTTGATAAAACTGTTTACTGACTCATCCTTAGATTTAATGCACtctataatttttatgagaCTTAAATATCCATCCCATTGTGCTTTTGATATTTTTGGTCACTTTTGAACCTATTTAATTTCTAGAAGTGTATTGTGTTTCCTTTGCTATTTATTGAATCATATATAATATCATTTGGATGTTGTTTCCTTCGACTTTCATATGCTAATCAGAAACacttgttgtaatttttttggAAGGTGGACTCTGGAGTGCATATACATTGGAAAGGAGCTGCTGAGATAGTTCTAGGAACGTGTACACAATATCTTGATTCAAATGGTCAACGGCAATCTATTGAAGAAGAGAAGGTTAGAAATAACAACTTCAAGCTGTAGAAAGTTTGTTGAGAGAATTAAAATCATTGAACTGAACaaatggaaattagaagaacATTTTCTTTTGGTTGATAGCTAACCCAAACTTAAACACCGACAAACACACCGAATATGGCTACCATCTAATAACTTTATTCATATTAATGAGGTTAGAGTTGTGTCAAGCCACTCGATTGTATGCAATTATATATCggtattacttttttattttaccaaAAATATAGCAACTAATAGCTGTTCATAATATTTCAGCATTTTCCTACATgaataatattcatttaaaaatctTCAGGCATTCTTAAAGAAGGCAATTGATGACATGGCTGCTCAGAGCTTGCGTTGTGTTGCTATTGCATACAGATCATACGAATTGGACAAAATTCCATCCAAGGAGGAGGATTTAGACCAGTGGATCTTACCCGAGCATGAGCTTGTTTTGCTTGCTATTGTTGGAATAAAGGTAAATGGCAAGTTTTTTTCACTTGTAATGTATTAAAAATTTGTCTGTCACCCATAACTTGCAACTATCTGAACAATTTAGTCCTGAACCATTATATATATAGGTAGGTAGATACTAATATAGTTTTAAATATCacaaatttttaatgaaattacaAATTGTGAGATTGAAATTATTCTTTAGTGCTGATTTGTCCTTGTGCTTTTAAATTAACCCTGTATAATCCTTCTAACATACGTTGATCTGAATGTTCAGGATCCTTGTCGCCCTGGAGTCAAAGACGCTGTGAGATTATGCACTGAGGCTGGTGTTAAGGTTAAATTTCATATTGATCAAATTGAACAATTAGATATCACCATATTTATATTGCAGTTCATCGAAAGCATAGAGGACAATGTTGGAACGTAGCTTTTGACTTCGAAACGCGCATGAGTATTTGTCCAAAATGTAAAATCAAAGGATTCTAACAAATTGCATGTGTGTGAACTGTGAACCCATAGGTACGTATGGTTACCGGGGACAATCTTCAAACAGCAAAAGCAATAGCTTTGGAGTGCGGAATACTGGTTTCAAATGAAGATGCGGTTGAGCCAACTATAATTGAAGGAAAGACATTCCGTCAATTATCTGATCAGGAAAGGGAACAAGTTGCTAAGAAAATAACTGTATGTGGTtccttcattttgattttttggtATATTCATTAGCTGAAAGTAATTGAGAGTGTTAGTCATCCACTACTAATTATTTTCACATAAAGAAATGCTGTTCAAGCTAGTGATCCATAGCACATATTAAATCTCTTGGGgttcaattatatataattttgatttcaaaatatctaTAGGTGATGGGAAGATCTTCTCCAAATGACAAGCTTTTGCTTGTGCAAGCACTGCGTAAAGGAGGTGAAGTTGTTGCTGTCACAGGAGATGGCACTAATGATGCTCCTGCTCTTCACGAGGTCTGTACATTTCTTGGATGTACAGTATTCAGattgaaaatttcaaagatTAAATTCGTTACTTGACACTAGTCTAAGGAAATATTACGATTTTTTGTTgacttaaatatgttttttatagttaaaaaatgcaatgtttttaaagattaattgtatttgaatgttattcaattttggttcttaaatcctatatttaacaaaaatagcgTTAACTAACCACCGGGTATCTAGAGATGAAGCCCAGTACCCGTAGAGGCTTTACCCCGAGGGAGAGCTATTGACAATTGACCCAATTATTTGGAGATAAAGCACAGTACTTCTGGGGAAGCATAACTGTCTGCCAAGTGTGAGTGATGAAAAAGTCCACAAAATAAGCTAAATGAGGATGATATAATTAGAGAACATAGCAAAGCCTTAATGATTTGGATTAAGATACAGTGTTATGTTCACTCTTCATTGTTGCTTGGCCCCTTATTCAACAGATTATGCAAAATGCAAAGTTGAGGCTAATGTTGTTCATGGTGACTTAAGTATGGAGTTTTGACATCCTTGCAAAGAAAAAACAGCTTCCTTTTATGAATAACCTGTGTAAGGTGCAGAGACCAAAAAGTCTATTTGCCTTGGATCTCAAAGATACAAGTTTGATTAGCGATTTGGGACCTTTTGAACAAAAACATTTTTAGATGTAGAGATGTCATACTTTTTGAGGATCAGACAACTGAATACTTCAAACAAGTTGAGAAACCTAAGTCAAAGGTTAAACAGTGATTGTAATCAGAAGTCATCCCCTATGGTATGTCATGATGATTTAGGGGGACAATCTATCAAGACCAATCATAATAAAGCCGATGATCTATTCAAACACAAGCTAAAGGTGTTTAATAGAGCAATCCACAAAGATTAATTATACACAACTATTATGGCAAAACCTACTAGATAACCTCAACTACGAACATCAACCAGACAGAGACATCCATCTACTAGATATTTTTCAAATGAATATGTGACATTTACAAAACAAAGGAACTGCAAAGCTATGAAGAAGCTATGGCCAACTATGATATGGAAGAATCACACATATGATCTCATTGAGCTACTGGAGGGGAGATGAGCCTTGAAAAACAATTGGTTGTACCGAATCAAAGCTAAAGAGAGTAACATGAGATTGGGTTTGAGCCTTAAATTAGTCAAATGATGTAATCAAATTAAAGACACTGATTTGGAAGAAATATTTTGTCTCAGTGCATGATCATAAAGAGATAGAGAGAAATATTTCTATTATAAAGGTCAATTTGATTTGGTGTTTTCATCATATCTTTTTCCGAAAATCATATAAACCATAAATGCATATTACAACATAAGCTATAGTGGggaatttttatttgttaaaaaactcATACAACCAAGATCTTTCACAGTTGGCAGACAGTTAAGAGATATCTTCTAGGTAATTTTTGGTTCAcctaaaaaacatatatttctCTCTTCATTCAATTTCAACTGTATACATAGACATACCAACGTACAAATCATAAAATCACTTAAATTGGTCTCACAAATTTACACAATTATAATATTGTTCTTATTATAGTTGATATCTTGTTGTACTATTTCgcattttaggcagatattggTCTTTCTATGGGCATCCAAGGAACTGAAGTT is a window of Cicer arietinum cultivar CDC Frontier isolate Library 1 unplaced genomic scaffold, Cicar.CDCFrontier_v2.0 Ca_scaffold_5863_v2.0, whole genome shotgun sequence DNA encoding:
- the LOC101488223 gene encoding calcium-transporting ATPase 9, plasma membrane-type-like isoform X1; this encodes MSNSMKNMTGSTSRGSTSSSNGLLTVTIASTHPHDPAANDDDDDLLLDPDDPFDITQTKNAPPETLKRWRQAAFVLNASRRFRYTLDLKKEEEKEQKKSMIRAHAQVIRAALLFRLAGERELGATVVSTTPGGDYAVGLEQLVSMSKNQNISALQQYGGVKGLSDFLKSDLDKGISGDDVDLSKRKNAFGTNTYPRKKGRSLWRFLWEAWQDLTLIILIIAAAVSLVLGIKTEGLEQGWYDGGSIAFAVLLVIVVTAVSDYRQSLQFQNLNAEKQNIQLEAMRGGRTIKISIFEIVVGDVLPLKIGDQVPADGVLITGHSLAIDESSMTGESKIVHKDHKAPFLMSGCKVADGVGSMLVTSVGINTEWGLLMATISEDTGEETPLQVRLNGVATFIGIVGLTVAAAVLAVLLGRYFSGNTKDLDGKVQFVAGETSISDAVDGVIKIFTIAVTIVVVAVPEGLPLAVTLTLAYSMRKMMADKALVRRLSACETMGSATTICSDKTGTLTLNQMTVVEAYVGKKKLNPPDDSSKLHPEVLSLINEGIAQNTTGNIFVPKDGGEAEVSGSPTEKAILSWAMKLGMNFELIRSNSKILHVFPFNSEKKRGGVAVKLVDSGVHIHWKGAAEIVLGTCTQYLDSNGQRQSIEEEKAFLKKAIDDMAAQSLRCVAIAYRSYELDKIPSKEEDLDQWILPEHELVLLAIVGIKDPCRPGVKDAVRLCTEAGVKVRMVTGDNLQTAKAIALECGILVSNEDAVEPTIIEGKTFRQLSDQEREQVAKKITVMGRSSPNDKLLLVQALRKGGEVVAVTGDGTNDAPALHEADIGLSMGIQGTEVAKESSDIIILDDNFASVVKVVRWGRSVYANIQKFIQFQLTVNVAALFINVVAAVSSGEVPLNAVQLLWVNLIMDTLGALALATEPPTDSLMHRSPVGRREPLITNIMWRNLFVQALYQIIVLLVLNFGGESFLRQDSRTRILQVKNTLIFNAFVMCQIFNEFNARKPEGKNVFKGVTKNRLFMGIVGTTFILQIIIIEFLGKFTTTVKLDWKQWLACLCIGLFSWPLAIVGKFIPVPKTPLSRCVLKVFRRLKKSRTA